One Lentisphaera araneosa HTCC2155 DNA window includes the following coding sequences:
- a CDS encoding TIGR00730 family Rossman fold protein: MKQLKITVYCASSPNIHQDYFDAATELGQLLSAIDCTVSYGGGASGLMGALADSMIKHGGNIKGFIPHFMIEREWQHPHVPSMHVVKTIHERKDKLLEDCDLAIALAGGCGTLEEFMEALTWKQLNLYKGKLMILNTRSYYNPLIQMLDSAISENFMAHDSSDMWEVHEKPQSILDSILK; the protein is encoded by the coding sequence ATGAAACAACTTAAAATCACCGTTTACTGCGCTTCCAGTCCCAACATCCACCAAGACTACTTTGACGCCGCCACTGAACTCGGACAACTTTTATCTGCTATCGACTGTACTGTCTCTTACGGAGGAGGTGCTAGCGGCCTCATGGGTGCACTCGCCGACAGCATGATCAAACATGGTGGTAACATTAAAGGTTTTATACCGCACTTTATGATTGAAAGAGAATGGCAACACCCCCATGTCCCGAGCATGCATGTCGTAAAAACCATTCATGAACGTAAAGACAAATTGCTGGAAGATTGCGATCTAGCTATTGCACTTGCAGGTGGCTGCGGAACTCTAGAAGAATTTATGGAAGCCCTCACCTGGAAACAACTTAATCTATACAAGGGAAAACTTATGATTTTAAATACAAGATCCTATTATAATCCACTCATACAAATGCTGGATTCTGCCATCTCGGAAAACTTCATGGCTCACGACTCTAGTGATATGTGGGAAGTGCACGAAAAACCCCAGTCTATTTTAGACTCTATACTGAAATAA
- a CDS encoding LURP-one-related/scramblase family protein, with product MSVLAKNLFLVKEHVGMFKSANNYDIYDPDTGEMIMECRENTLGFFTKLLRFSDYKRMTPFNVEISDAQGNLLLTVSRGVSIFLSDVKVHDGEGKLLGGFKQKFFSIGGKFDVQDPSGKTLCNLKGNWTGWDFRFLAGERQLAQVSKEWAGLGKEMFTSADNYVLNIADDVATEAPVRKLIMAAVMCIDMVLKE from the coding sequence ATGAGTGTATTAGCTAAAAATCTATTTTTAGTCAAAGAACATGTGGGGATGTTTAAATCGGCTAATAATTATGATATTTACGACCCTGATACGGGAGAGATGATCATGGAATGTCGTGAGAATACTCTAGGGTTTTTTACTAAGTTATTGCGTTTTAGTGATTACAAAAGAATGACGCCCTTTAACGTTGAGATTAGCGATGCTCAAGGAAATTTATTACTTACCGTCAGTCGTGGTGTTTCGATTTTTCTCTCTGATGTCAAAGTTCATGATGGTGAAGGAAAGCTCTTAGGTGGCTTTAAACAAAAGTTTTTCTCTATCGGTGGTAAGTTTGATGTGCAAGATCCCTCAGGAAAAACACTCTGTAATTTGAAAGGCAACTGGACTGGCTGGGATTTTCGTTTCTTAGCAGGTGAACGTCAGCTCGCTCAAGTGTCAAAAGAATGGGCCGGCCTCGGCAAAGAAATGTTTACCAGTGCCGACAATTATGTTTTGAATATTGCGGATGATGTCGCAACAGAAGCCCCTGTTCGCAAGTTAATTATGGCAGCAGTTATGTGCATCGACATGGTACTGAAAGAATAG
- the rho gene encoding transcription termination factor Rho: protein MSEENAEQAAAPKKRGRPPKAKAEATSTEAAAAPKKRGRPAKAKEENTASAAATAPEKKAGRPAKAKDDSAPANPKPATEEKAHSSDNNKSSDKAVESKDQQGESTQVNKSDSSKENSDSKQNSGQNNQNNQNNNNRHNNNNRHNNNNNRNNQNNRNKNWKNNNNNKNRNRSRKRSPYHEQDLMIEEEEAAFEGGIPGANLSEIQQKSMAELNELANALEVEGVGSIGKQQLVYEILQAQASDQGILYGGGVLEVFKEGYGFLRSSEYSYMPSPEDIYLSPKQVRRFSLRTGDTVMGAVRAAQDQERFFAMIKVDAINGEDPKEKKNKIPFESLTPDFPEYRMHMETEPTNHSMRVLDLVVPVGAGQRGLIVAPPRTGKTVLMQSIANSIATNNPDFHLIVLLIDERPEEVTDMKRNVKGEVISSTFDEPPTRHVQVAEMVIEKAKRMVEHGKNVVVLLDSITRLARAYNTVQPHSGKILSGGVDANALHKPKRFFGAARRIQEGGSLTILATALVDTGSKMDEVIFEEFKGTGNMEICLDRGMIDKRIFPAINIEKSGARKEELLLDPKEKELMWKLRRAAISMPTTEGMKIILNGVKKTKSNVEFLMTMNI, encoded by the coding sequence ATGTCTGAAGAAAACGCTGAACAAGCAGCAGCTCCAAAGAAAAGAGGGCGTCCGCCCAAGGCCAAAGCAGAAGCAACAAGTACAGAGGCTGCAGCAGCTCCAAAAAAACGAGGCCGCCCGGCAAAAGCTAAAGAAGAAAATACAGCAAGTGCAGCAGCAACTGCTCCAGAAAAAAAAGCTGGCCGTCCCGCTAAAGCTAAAGATGATTCAGCACCGGCTAATCCCAAGCCCGCGACCGAAGAAAAAGCACACAGCTCAGATAATAATAAAAGTTCAGACAAAGCCGTAGAGTCAAAAGATCAGCAAGGCGAATCTACGCAGGTGAATAAAAGCGATTCTTCTAAAGAGAACTCTGATTCAAAACAGAATTCTGGTCAAAACAACCAGAATAATCAGAACAATAACAATCGCCATAACAATAATAATCGTCACAACAACAATAATAACCGTAATAACCAGAATAATCGCAATAAAAACTGGAAGAATAATAACAATAATAAGAACCGCAATCGCAGTAGAAAGCGCAGTCCTTATCATGAACAAGATTTGATGATTGAAGAAGAGGAAGCGGCATTCGAAGGTGGGATTCCAGGGGCTAACCTCTCAGAAATTCAGCAGAAATCTATGGCTGAACTCAATGAGTTAGCTAACGCCCTAGAAGTTGAAGGTGTTGGTTCAATTGGTAAGCAACAGCTCGTTTATGAGATTCTTCAGGCACAAGCGTCTGACCAAGGTATTCTCTATGGTGGCGGTGTTTTAGAAGTTTTTAAAGAAGGCTACGGCTTTTTGCGTTCTTCAGAATACAGCTACATGCCGAGCCCTGAGGATATTTACTTAAGTCCCAAACAGGTGAGACGTTTCTCTCTCCGTACAGGTGATACGGTAATGGGTGCGGTACGTGCAGCTCAAGATCAAGAACGTTTCTTTGCGATGATCAAAGTTGATGCGATTAATGGTGAAGACCCCAAAGAGAAAAAGAATAAAATTCCTTTTGAATCTTTGACTCCAGATTTCCCTGAATACCGTATGCACATGGAAACGGAACCTACAAATCATAGTATGCGTGTCTTGGACTTAGTTGTTCCTGTTGGCGCGGGTCAGCGTGGTCTCATTGTAGCTCCACCTCGTACAGGTAAAACTGTTTTAATGCAGAGTATTGCCAATTCAATTGCGACAAATAATCCAGACTTCCACCTTATTGTTCTCTTAATTGATGAACGTCCAGAGGAAGTAACGGACATGAAGCGCAATGTGAAGGGTGAAGTGATCAGTTCAACTTTCGATGAGCCGCCTACACGCCACGTACAAGTTGCAGAAATGGTTATTGAAAAAGCTAAACGTATGGTTGAGCACGGTAAAAATGTGGTCGTACTTCTCGATAGTATCACTCGTTTGGCTCGTGCATATAATACGGTTCAGCCTCACTCAGGTAAAATCCTTTCGGGTGGTGTAGATGCTAATGCACTTCACAAACCCAAAAGATTCTTTGGTGCAGCACGTCGAATTCAAGAAGGCGGTAGCTTAACAATTCTAGCAACAGCACTCGTTGACACGGGTTCGAAAATGGACGAAGTTATTTTCGAGGAATTTAAAGGTACAGGTAACATGGAAATCTGCCTCGATAGAGGAATGATTGATAAGCGTATCTTCCCTGCCATTAATATCGAGAAATCAGGAGCTCGTAAAGAGGAACTATTGCTCGATCCAAAAGAGAAAGAACTCATGTGGAAGTTGAGGCGTGCGGCTATTTCAATGCCTACAACTGAAGGTATGAAAATTATTCTCAATGGTGTTAAGAAGACAAAGTCCAATGTTGAATTCTTAATGACGATGAATATATAA
- a CDS encoding aspartate-semialdehyde dehydrogenase, with amino-acid sequence MMNKPNVAIMGATGAVGAELLELLEERNFPLNSLKLLASARSAGKKINFRGEDITVEELTHDCFEGVDIVLASAGGSLSKEYAPSAVKAGAVVVDNTSHYRMDPEVPLVVPEINPEDIKWNKGIIANPNCSTILMVLALWPLHKKFGVKRTVCSTYQAASGAGALAMQELEQETAAKLQGEDFENTVINQPYAFNLFPHNSPMKENGYVEEELKMMNETSKIFHEDSKVTATCVRVPIMRAHSESLNIEFDNAYTIEEAYEVLRSAPGVEVFENREENLWATPLDVSGKDPVYVGRLRRDVTLDNGLELWLVGDQVRKGAALNAVQIAELLLEG; translated from the coding sequence ATGATGAATAAACCTAATGTTGCAATTATGGGTGCCACTGGTGCAGTGGGTGCCGAACTTTTAGAATTACTCGAAGAGCGCAATTTTCCGCTCAACTCACTTAAACTTCTTGCTTCTGCTCGTTCAGCAGGCAAAAAGATCAATTTCCGTGGTGAAGACATCACTGTAGAAGAATTGACTCACGACTGTTTTGAAGGCGTAGATATTGTTCTTGCTTCTGCTGGTGGTTCACTTTCAAAAGAATACGCTCCTTCAGCGGTAAAAGCTGGTGCAGTGGTTGTTGATAATACATCGCACTACAGAATGGACCCAGAAGTTCCACTCGTTGTGCCAGAGATCAATCCTGAAGACATCAAATGGAACAAGGGTATTATTGCCAACCCGAACTGTTCAACAATTTTGATGGTGCTCGCTCTATGGCCGCTTCACAAGAAGTTTGGTGTGAAGAGAACTGTATGTTCAACTTATCAAGCGGCATCTGGTGCAGGTGCATTAGCTATGCAGGAACTCGAACAAGAGACTGCGGCTAAATTGCAAGGTGAAGACTTTGAGAATACAGTGATCAATCAGCCTTACGCATTTAACTTATTTCCACACAACTCTCCGATGAAAGAGAATGGTTACGTGGAAGAAGAGTTGAAGATGATGAATGAAACGAGCAAAATCTTTCATGAAGATTCAAAAGTAACAGCCACTTGCGTACGTGTACCTATTATGCGTGCTCACTCAGAGAGTTTGAATATCGAATTCGATAATGCTTACACAATCGAAGAAGCTTATGAAGTTCTCAGATCTGCTCCTGGTGTTGAAGTATTTGAAAACCGCGAAGAAAACCTTTGGGCAACTCCTTTAGATGTTTCCGGTAAAGACCCAGTTTACGTAGGTCGCCTCCGTCGCGATGTGACTCTTGATAATGGTCTTGAGTTATGGTTAGTTGGTGATCAGGTTCGCAAAGGCGCTGCTTTAAATGCAGTTCAAATTGCTGAGCTTCTTCTAGAGGGCTAG
- a CDS encoding serine/threonine protein kinase produces the protein MAQEESVENQSMATQLPEELLAKLREANESNADSGFNIASNFSDRYELGLVLGEGGAGRVIAAYDKNVRRRVAIKFIRSDKASEIALRYFLKEAKITGQLQHPHIIPLYELGMTENEEIYYVMKLVQGVTLDEILEGIRIGDKDMIERFPLPSLMKIFRRVCEAVSYAHAKGVVHLDLKPDNILVGYLGDVQVTDWGLARLRRGMEDMSELELVDIDEDVDFIIDSEKEKVIGTPAFMSPEQAIGNSDLVGTRSDVYALGGILYKILTLRAPANGKTTTAVLRRKLNEKIKHPLLYSEEAVGDNPDNVKLIHLPNCRVPRSLAAICMKALDEKLIERYQKVGDLMRDVEVYMAGYIPDADKGAGLNRHFSQFIYRNQKSIVLVLISIFAVLTSIIILLLLIQYTK, from the coding sequence ATGGCACAAGAAGAATCGGTTGAAAATCAAAGTATGGCGACGCAATTGCCTGAAGAACTTTTGGCAAAGCTCAGGGAAGCTAATGAGTCAAATGCTGATTCAGGTTTTAATATTGCCTCGAATTTCTCTGACCGCTACGAATTAGGATTAGTCTTAGGTGAGGGCGGTGCCGGTCGCGTTATTGCAGCATACGATAAAAATGTTCGTCGTCGAGTAGCGATTAAATTTATCCGCTCTGATAAGGCCAGTGAAATTGCCCTTCGATATTTTCTTAAAGAAGCAAAAATCACAGGACAGCTTCAGCATCCACATATTATTCCCTTGTACGAATTGGGCATGACTGAGAATGAAGAGATTTATTATGTAATGAAGCTTGTTCAAGGTGTGACTCTTGATGAAATTCTAGAAGGCATTCGCATTGGTGATAAAGATATGATTGAACGTTTTCCCTTGCCGAGTTTGATGAAAATATTCCGTAGAGTTTGTGAAGCGGTTTCTTATGCTCATGCAAAGGGAGTGGTGCATCTCGACCTCAAGCCAGATAATATTCTAGTGGGTTACTTAGGTGATGTTCAGGTAACGGACTGGGGCTTAGCTCGTTTGCGACGTGGTATGGAAGATATGTCTGAATTGGAGTTGGTTGATATTGATGAAGATGTGGATTTCATCATTGATTCAGAAAAAGAAAAAGTTATTGGGACCCCTGCTTTTATGTCGCCCGAGCAAGCGATTGGTAATTCTGATCTCGTGGGGACTCGTAGCGATGTTTATGCACTCGGGGGGATATTATATAAGATTTTAACCCTGCGTGCACCCGCGAATGGTAAGACGACTACCGCAGTTTTACGTCGTAAATTGAATGAAAAAATCAAACACCCATTACTTTACAGTGAGGAAGCCGTTGGCGACAATCCAGATAATGTGAAGCTCATCCACTTGCCCAATTGTCGAGTGCCTCGTTCGCTCGCCGCAATCTGTATGAAAGCTTTGGATGAGAAATTAATTGAACGTTATCAAAAAGTTGGTGATTTGATGCGCGATGTTGAGGTCTATATGGCGGGTTATATTCCCGACGCCGACAAAGGGGCAGGTTTAAATCGTCATTTTTCTCAATTTATCTATAGGAATCAAAAAAGTATCGTTTTAGTGCTGATTTCTATCTTTGCTGTTTTGACAAGTATTATTATTCTTCTACTCTTGATACAGTATACAAAGTAA
- a CDS encoding enoyl-ACP reductase FabI, with protein MLMKGKKGVILGVANHRSIAWGIFESLRNQGADITLTYMNDRMKDGVEKLFKKFDINDVELLECDVTNQETIDSTFKALGEKHGEIDFVVHCLAFADKSELEGEFYNTSREGYAMAGEVSSFSLVAISKAAQPYLSESASIVSLTYLGSERICTNYNVMGVAKAGLECSTRYLANDLGPQGVRVNSISAGPVNTLAARGIAGFTKMLTIQEKISPLRRVNTIDEIGDAAMFLCSDLSRGITSEVIHVDCGFSNVGVGPMEAYNLEK; from the coding sequence ATGTTAATGAAAGGCAAAAAAGGTGTTATCCTTGGTGTAGCAAATCACAGATCAATTGCATGGGGCATTTTTGAGTCCCTTAGAAATCAAGGTGCAGATATCACTTTGACCTACATGAATGATCGTATGAAAGATGGAGTTGAAAAACTCTTTAAAAAATTCGATATCAATGATGTAGAACTACTCGAATGTGATGTAACTAATCAAGAAACCATCGATTCAACTTTCAAAGCACTTGGCGAAAAACATGGCGAAATTGATTTTGTCGTACACTGTTTGGCTTTTGCTGACAAATCTGAGCTTGAAGGTGAGTTTTACAACACCAGTCGCGAAGGTTACGCGATGGCGGGTGAAGTAAGTTCTTTCTCTTTAGTGGCTATCTCTAAAGCGGCTCAGCCTTACCTCAGTGAGAGTGCGAGTATTGTGAGTTTGACTTACCTCGGTTCAGAAAGAATTTGTACTAACTACAATGTTATGGGCGTTGCGAAAGCAGGTTTAGAATGTAGCACGCGTTACTTAGCTAATGACCTCGGTCCTCAAGGCGTTCGTGTGAACTCAATTTCTGCCGGTCCAGTGAATACTCTTGCCGCTCGTGGTATCGCCGGCTTCACAAAGATGTTGACCATTCAAGAGAAAATCTCTCCTCTACGTCGTGTAAACACAATCGACGAGATTGGTGATGCAGCGATGTTCCTATGTTCTGACTTAAGTCGTGGTATCACTTCAGAAGTCATTCATGTTGATTGCGGGTTCAGCAATGTTGGCGTGGGCCCCATGGAAGCTTACAATCTGGAAAAATAA
- the tyrS gene encoding tyrosine--tRNA ligase yields the protein MADNIYDELKWRGLIFQESGQDELRSYLSDEKISVYCGFDPTADSLHIGHLVPLITLRRFQEYGHSVLPLAGGATGMIGDPSGKSQERNLLSSDDIAHNVESIKSQLKQIIDFSGDSATLVNNFDWISKINIIEYLRDIGKNFSVNVMMNRDSVSSRLEGKEAGLSYTEFSYMVLQGYDFLHLNREHNCTLQIGGSDQWGNMTSGMDLIRRSNGKRSFCMTVPLIMKSDGTKFGKTAGGSVWLDPKQTCPYDFYQYWFNVADADVIRFIKFFTFLPQDVVEALQASVEQEPHLREAQKKLAWEMTTMIHGEEEAKKAIFAAAALFGREDIREVDAITMDALHNATEAPSFSSLDEVEGILSLLTASGLCKSSGEARKMVQGNGISLNNEKVKDFRYKPVQEDLIHQTYLVLRKGKKDFSVIKFT from the coding sequence ATGGCTGACAATATTTACGATGAGCTCAAGTGGCGTGGACTTATTTTTCAAGAATCAGGTCAGGATGAGCTACGTTCATATCTAAGTGACGAAAAAATCAGCGTCTATTGTGGTTTTGATCCCACGGCAGATAGCTTACACATTGGTCACTTAGTGCCACTTATCACGCTGCGTCGTTTCCAAGAGTATGGTCATAGTGTTTTACCTTTGGCTGGCGGTGCTACGGGCATGATTGGTGACCCCAGTGGGAAAAGCCAAGAACGTAATCTTTTGAGTTCAGATGATATTGCTCATAATGTGGAAAGTATTAAGTCTCAGCTAAAACAAATTATTGATTTTAGTGGTGACTCAGCAACTTTGGTGAATAACTTTGACTGGATCTCTAAGATTAATATTATTGAATACCTCAGAGATATTGGTAAAAACTTTTCTGTTAACGTGATGATGAACCGCGATTCAGTTTCTTCTCGTCTCGAAGGTAAAGAAGCTGGGCTTTCTTACACAGAATTTAGTTACATGGTTCTTCAGGGCTATGACTTCCTTCACCTCAATCGCGAACATAATTGTACACTTCAGATTGGTGGTAGTGATCAGTGGGGCAACATGACTTCGGGTATGGATTTGATTCGCCGAAGCAATGGTAAGCGCTCTTTCTGCATGACAGTACCACTCATCATGAAATCTGACGGAACAAAGTTTGGTAAGACTGCGGGTGGATCAGTTTGGTTAGATCCTAAGCAAACTTGCCCCTACGACTTCTATCAGTACTGGTTTAATGTGGCCGATGCCGATGTGATTCGTTTTATTAAGTTCTTTACCTTCCTTCCTCAGGATGTCGTAGAAGCACTACAAGCTTCCGTTGAACAAGAACCTCATTTGCGCGAAGCGCAAAAGAAGCTCGCTTGGGAAATGACCACGATGATCCACGGCGAAGAAGAAGCGAAAAAAGCTATTTTTGCGGCTGCCGCACTTTTCGGGCGTGAAGACATTAGAGAAGTCGATGCAATCACTATGGATGCACTTCACAATGCAACCGAAGCTCCAAGTTTTTCTTCACTCGATGAAGTTGAAGGGATTCTCTCGCTCTTGACGGCGAGTGGCTTATGTAAATCATCTGGCGAAGCTCGCAAAATGGTTCAAGGAAATGGCATTAGCTTGAATAATGAAAAGGTAAAAGACTTCAGGTACAAGCCTGTACAAGAAGATCTTATCCATCAAACTTATTTAGTTTTGAGAAAGGGTAAGAAGGATTTTTCGGTAATAAAGTTTACTTAG
- a CDS encoding sigma-70 family RNA polymerase sigma factor — MSKEREPEFWVEEYSDYLFGFAYSRLNDSHKAEDVVQETFLAAVKSLDKFDGRVPVKFWLRGIMKNKIIDSIKRDLRELNESELNSFPEVNSKIFKTAGVFSRKVADWDFDPFQSFEKEEFWQIFKACLEKMNEPLRSIYMMKEIDGIDAKQICEEFNISHANLWVITHRVRKSMKVCLNKNWGDTYK; from the coding sequence GTGAGCAAAGAGCGTGAACCCGAGTTTTGGGTAGAGGAATATTCCGATTATTTATTCGGCTTTGCTTACTCTCGACTCAATGATAGCCACAAAGCAGAAGATGTGGTGCAAGAAACTTTTTTAGCCGCAGTAAAATCCTTAGATAAGTTTGATGGGCGTGTCCCCGTGAAATTTTGGTTGCGCGGAATAATGAAAAATAAAATTATCGATAGCATTAAGCGCGATTTAAGAGAATTGAATGAAAGTGAACTCAATTCCTTCCCTGAAGTCAATAGTAAAATCTTTAAAACGGCAGGTGTTTTCTCTCGAAAAGTTGCCGATTGGGACTTTGATCCTTTCCAATCATTTGAGAAAGAAGAGTTTTGGCAGATCTTTAAAGCATGTTTAGAAAAAATGAATGAGCCTTTGAGAAGTATATACATGATGAAAGAGATTGACGGAATTGATGCAAAGCAAATTTGCGAAGAATTTAATATTAGCCATGCAAATTTATGGGTGATCACACACCGAGTCAGAAAGTCGATGAAAGTCTGCTTGAATAAGAATTGGGGCGATACGTACAAATGA
- a CDS encoding 3'-5' exonuclease, with protein MKLNLQRPIVFFDLETTGLNPTEDRIIEICCIKVHPDGKRDIKTRRVNPEKPISSEASEITGITDEDVKDEPTFKQMAKGIYKFFEGCDISGYNIMRFDLRVLTEEFKRAGISFDASAHDLVDVQRIFHKKEPRTLEAALRFYCKKDLEGAHAAENDVIATIDVLEGQLDMYDDLENDMAKLAEYCKDERWVDMNGRLHWKGEDASIGFGKNQGKLLKDLVKTDRGYLDWILRGEFPEDTKRIIQNAIDKGIYPSKNTTSS; from the coding sequence ATGAAACTTAATCTACAGCGACCCATCGTTTTTTTCGATTTGGAGACTACAGGGCTCAACCCTACAGAAGACCGAATCATCGAGATATGCTGCATCAAGGTTCATCCTGATGGCAAACGCGACATTAAAACTCGCCGCGTCAACCCTGAAAAACCAATCTCCTCTGAAGCTTCTGAAATCACGGGAATTACTGACGAAGATGTGAAAGATGAGCCCACTTTTAAGCAAATGGCGAAAGGGATTTATAAATTTTTTGAAGGCTGCGACATCTCAGGCTACAATATAATGCGCTTTGACTTGCGTGTATTGACTGAGGAATTTAAGCGCGCAGGAATAAGTTTTGACGCTTCGGCCCACGATTTGGTGGATGTACAGAGAATCTTTCATAAAAAGGAGCCCCGCACCCTGGAAGCCGCTTTGCGTTTCTATTGCAAAAAGGACCTGGAAGGCGCCCATGCAGCCGAAAATGATGTAATTGCTACAATCGATGTCCTCGAAGGACAACTCGACATGTATGACGACTTAGAAAACGACATGGCAAAGCTTGCAGAGTACTGCAAAGACGAACGCTGGGTCGACATGAATGGTCGTCTTCATTGGAAGGGTGAAGATGCTTCAATCGGTTTTGGTAAAAACCAAGGTAAGCTGCTTAAAGATTTGGTAAAAACCGATCGTGGCTACCTAGACTGGATTCTCCGTGGGGAATTTCCTGAAGACACCAAACGCATCATTCAAAATGCCATTGACAAAGGCATCTATCCATCAAAAAACACAACTTCAAGTTAA
- the coaE gene encoding dephospho-CoA kinase (Dephospho-CoA kinase (CoaE) performs the final step in coenzyme A biosynthesis.), with amino-acid sequence MIKIGLTGGIGSGKSTALSFFEEFGFNVQDCDDVVAEIYRSCEDFRMNLLTRFGERILSEGKIDKKKIAKIVFEDEKERQWLNSQLHQRVRDEVKNNYQEDKINIVAVPLLHEAGWDKSFDSTVCVWCPHTTRVERLKQRGFSPQQSQARIDAQMSQDEKMERSNFAIINDFDINNLRAQCLELSKKFKSIDKK; translated from the coding sequence GTGATAAAAATCGGGCTTACCGGTGGCATCGGCTCCGGGAAAAGTACTGCTTTAAGTTTTTTTGAAGAATTTGGTTTCAATGTGCAGGATTGTGATGATGTTGTGGCCGAAATTTATCGCTCATGTGAAGATTTTAGAATGAATTTATTGACTCGTTTTGGCGAGCGAATATTAAGCGAAGGAAAAATAGATAAAAAGAAGATAGCTAAAATAGTTTTTGAAGATGAAAAAGAACGACAATGGCTAAATTCACAACTTCATCAACGAGTAAGGGATGAAGTTAAAAACAATTACCAAGAAGATAAAATCAACATAGTAGCCGTCCCTTTATTACACGAAGCAGGCTGGGACAAGAGTTTCGATTCAACGGTTTGCGTATGGTGTCCCCATACAACTCGTGTCGAACGTTTAAAGCAAAGAGGATTCTCACCACAGCAAAGTCAAGCACGTATTGACGCACAAATGTCGCAAGATGAAAAAATGGAACGATCAAACTTCGCAATTATTAATGATTTTGATATAAACAATTTAAGAGCTCAGTGTTTAGAGCTTAGTAAAAAATTTAAAAGTATAGATAAGAAATAA